One part of the Cyprinus carpio isolate SPL01 chromosome B12, ASM1834038v1, whole genome shotgun sequence genome encodes these proteins:
- the LOC109084047 gene encoding inorganic pyrophosphatase-like, producing MSFSMEERGRDNTADYRLYFRNAEGKYISPFHDIPIYADEAENIFHAVVEVPRWTNAKMEIATKDPLNPLKQDVKKGNLRYVSNVFPHKGYIWNYGAIPQTWEDPGHRDEDTGCCGDNDPIDICDIGNKVCSRGEVIRVKVLGTLALIDEGETDWKVIVINLEDPEAEDFNDIEDVRRLKPGFLEATLDWFRMYKVPDGKPENQFAFNGEFKNRDFAIKTIKDTHSFWKALISKKTDAGELNCMNTCVSDSPFCCSAGEAQAVVDSVSVFCLAHRIIIQSPEASTRLGTFEHNEPLIAFFSNNTRGLFGFNRRLCNSKLFKDDFD from the exons ATGAGCTTCAGCATGGAGGAGAGAGGCAGAGACAACACGGCCGACTACAGACTTTACTTCA GAAACGCAGAGGGGAAATACATATCTCCATTTCATGACATTCCCATCTACGCCGACGAGGCCGAG AACATCTTCCATGCTGTCGTCGAGGTTCCTAGATGGACGAATGCAAAGATGGAG ATCGCGACTAAAGATCCTCTCAATCCACTGAAGCAGGACGTGAAGAAAGGGAATCTGCGTTACGTCAGCAATGTCTTTCCTCATAAGGGCTACATCTGGAACTATGGAGCCATTCCTCAG ACGTGGGAGGATCCAGGCCACCGGGACGAAGACACGGGCTGCTGCGGCGATAACGATCCCATCGACATCTGTGACATCGGGAACAAG GTCTGCTCTCGAGGAGAAGTCATCCGTGTGAAGGTGTTGGGGACTCTGGCGCTGATCGACGAAGGAGAAACCGACTGGAAAGTGATCGTCATAAACCTGGAGGACCCCGAGGCTGAAGACTTCAACG ATATCGAGGACGTCCGCAGACTGAAGCCTGGATTCCTGGAGGCCACACTCGACTGGTTCCGGATGTACAAAGTCCCAGACGGGAAGCCAGAAAACCAGTTTGCCTTCAATGGGGAATTTAAGAACAGG GATTTCGCCATTAAAACGATTAAGGACACTCATAGTTTCTGGAAAGCTCTGATCTCCAAGAAAACAGACGCTGGAGAGCTGAACTG TATGAACACCTGCGTCTCTGACAGTCCCTTCTGCTGCTCCGCCGGTGAAGCCCAAGCCGTTGTGGATTCAGTGAGTGTTTTCTGTCTCGCACACAGAATTATAATTCAGTCTCCAGAAGCATCTACACGTTTGGGAACTTTTGAGCATAATGAACCTCTGATTGCATTCTTTTCCAACAATACCAGAGGTCTGTTTGGATTTAATCGTCGTTTATGCAACAGCAAATTGTTTAAAGATGACTTTGATTGA